The nucleotide sequence CAACCTCGCCCTCGGCCCACCACTGGCGCAGCAACTCCGGCTCGGTCAACAGGCGCCACACCGCCTCGGGAGGGGCCGCGACGAATTGGTCCACGCGGATGGTCTCGGTCATTGCTGCTCCTCTGCCGCCTCGGCGAGCGCGGCCAAGCGCGCGCGCCAGAACTTTTCGAACGGATGCAACCACTCACCCAGCGCGGCCAGCGGTTCCGCGGTCAAGCGGTAGATGCGCCGACGGCCGTGCGCCTCGTCGGCGACTAACCCGGCGTCACGCAGCACCTTGAGGTGCTCGGCGACGGCGGGCCGGCTGAGCTCGAACCGGTCGCTGAGTTCCCCGGCGGAAAGCGGCTGGCCGGTGAGAATCTCGAGCAGTTGCCGCCGTACCGGGTTGGCCAGCGCCGCGAAGACGTCGCAAATGCGGTCACCGGCGCCATCGAGGTCAGCCACGAAGTCGAATATATGTCGGAAATTCCCGACATGTCAACACTCGACGGTTCGGTGCGGTTAGCCTCCCAGTTATGCACTACGACTGGGAGCGGCTGACCGACACCGTGCATCGCTGCCGGCTGCCGTTCTGCGACGTCACGATCGGGCTGGTGTGCAGCGACGGCGGAACGCTGGTCGTCGACACCGGAACCACGCTCATCGAAGCGGCCGCGATCGACGCCGATATCCGGCAGATCGCAGCGTGCCCGGTGACGCATATTGTGTTGACACACAAGCACTTTGATCACGTCCTAGGCTCGTCGCAGTTTGCCGGAGCGGAGATCTTCTGCGCACCCGAGGTTGTGGCATACCTGTCGTCGGCAACCGACCACCTTCGCCGTCACGCGGTTAGCTACGGCGCGGACGCCGACGAGGTCGACCGCGCGATCGCCGCCCTGCGGCCACCACGACACGGGATCTACGACGGCGCCATTGATCTCGGGGATCGTACGGTGGAGATCACCCACCTGGGCCGCGGCCACACCACGGCGGACCTTGTCGTCGTGGTGCCGGCCCCAGACCGCGAGGACGGCCCGCCCGTCGTCTTCACCGGCGATCTCGTCGAGGAATCCGCGGACCCGTATATCGACGCCGATTCGGATCTACCGGCCTGGCCGGCCACACTTGATCGCTTGCTCGAAGCCGGGGGACCGGACGCCAGCTACGTACCGGGTCATGGCAGCGTCGTCGACGCCGAGTTCGTCCGGCGGCAACGAGATTGGTTGCGGGAGCGGGTAAGTCGCGAAACCCGTTGAGCGCGAACTATTTTGCTGTGCAGGCGGCGATGAGCGCATCCGGATCGGTCACGCTGATCCACAACTCCTTGACCGTCGTCGACCTCTTCAAGATCTTGGCCTGTGCCGCTGGATCGATCATCAGCTTGACCAGACCCTTGTAGGACCCGTTGACCAGCCACCGGCCGAATGCATAGTGCACGCCGGCCGCGTACACCCGCGTCGTGATCGGTTGCGCGCTTTTGATGGACGTCAAGGGAATCGCGGCCGAAAACGCCCACCCCATCTTGACGTGAAGTTCTCCGGCGTCGACCCGCAGCTCGCTGTTCTTAGGACCGAGCCCCAGGGGCACCGATAGGGGAAGAAA is from Mycobacterium conspicuum and encodes:
- a CDS encoding ArsR/SmtB family transcription factor — translated: MCDVFAALANPVRRQLLEILTGQPLSAGELSDRFELSRPAVAEHLKVLRDAGLVADEAHGRRRIYRLTAEPLAALGEWLHPFEKFWRARLAALAEAAEEQQ
- a CDS encoding MBL fold metallo-hydrolase, whose product is MHYDWERLTDTVHRCRLPFCDVTIGLVCSDGGTLVVDTGTTLIEAAAIDADIRQIAACPVTHIVLTHKHFDHVLGSSQFAGAEIFCAPEVVAYLSSATDHLRRHAVSYGADADEVDRAIAALRPPRHGIYDGAIDLGDRTVEITHLGRGHTTADLVVVVPAPDREDGPPVVFTGDLVEESADPYIDADSDLPAWPATLDRLLEAGGPDASYVPGHGSVVDAEFVRRQRDWLRERVSRETR